The sequence GTCTCGTACAGCTTGGGGTCGCCCGTCGTCACCCACGCCTGCCCGTACCGCGCTGCGAGCCTGAGCCCGCGCGGCCCTGTCGCGGCGACGGCGAAGGACAGCCGAGGGCGCTGCACACAGCCGGGGATGTTCCGCGCCTCGACGGCGGAGTAGAAGGTGCCCTCCTGCGTCACCGCGTCCTCGGTGAGGAGCCGGTCGAGCAGCGGGACGAACTCCGCGAGCCGGTCGGCGCGCTCGCGCGGCGTCCACTTCTCCTGCCCGAGCGCCGTCGCGTCGAAGCCGTCGCCCCCGGCCCCGATCCCGAGCGTGACCCGCCCGCCGGAGATGTCGTCGAGCGAGATCAGCTCCTTCGCGAGCGTGACCGGGTGCCGGAAGTTCGGAGAGGTGACGAGCGTCCCCAGGCGGAGCCGGGTGGTGGCGGTCGCCGCGGCGGTGAGGGTGGGGAGGGCGCCGAACCAGGGGCCGTCGCGGAAGGTGCGCCAGGAGAGGTGGTCGTAGGTGTACGCGGCGTGGAAGCCGAGTTCCTCGGCGCGCACCCACTGGGCGCGACCCCCTTCCGACCAGCGGTTCACGGGGAGGATGACAGTGCTCAGACGCATGTGACGACTCTACGAGGCGGCTCGGGCGCCCGGCCGCAGGCCCCGCGTGAAGCCGTCCGAGGCTCGTCCGTGCTCGCCCCGCCTCTTCGCGCCTCCGCGATGTTTCACGTGAAACATCGCGGGGCCCCTCCGAAAAACGCCTCCCTGGAGGGCCCACCCGAGGGACGAACTCAAGCGGACCGCTTCCCTCACCCCCGCAGGCCCTCCCCGATCCCCGTCCCCTGCGCCGCCCGCACCACGTGCGCCAGCAGTACCGCCGTCGT comes from Streptomyces sp. Tu6071 and encodes:
- a CDS encoding LLM class flavin-dependent oxidoreductase is translated as MRLSTVILPVNRWSEGGRAQWVRAEELGFHAAYTYDHLSWRTFRDGPWFGALPTLTAAATATTRLRLGTLVTSPNFRHPVTLAKELISLDDISGGRVTLGIGAGGDGFDATALGQEKWTPRERADRLAEFVPLLDRLLTEDAVTQEGTFYSAVEARNIPGCVQRPRLSFAVAATGPRGLRLAARYGQAWVTTGDPKLYETGTPAESDAALRGQIAKLGTACEAIGRDVAELDKILLTAFTPDRSTMLASLDAFVDFAGRQREAGFTELVLHWPIADSDFAADQSVFERIATEGLAQLG